A stretch of DNA from Hydrogenophaga sp. SL48:
ACCTCGGTGCGCGCCTGCTGCACCGGACGACCCGGCGCCAGTCGCTCACCGACGCGGGTGAGGCCTACCTGGAGCGGGTGCGCCACATCCTGCTCGACCTGGACGATGCCGACTCGCTCGTGAGCTCGCACACCCACCAGCTCTCGGGTGTGCTCCGCGTGCTGGCACCGCCCGTGCTGGCCTCGCACGTGCTCGCGCCCCTGGTCGTGAGCTTTCACCAGCGCTACCCGCAAATCCAGCTCGACATCGATGTGGCCAGCCACCGGGAACCGCCGGTCGAGGACTACGACATCACCCTGCTGGGGGCCAGCGACGGTTTTGACGGCGAGGTGATCGCCCGCAAGATCAACGCGACCGAGGCCATCCTGGTGGCGTCGCCGGCCTACCTGGCGCGCCGGGGCACGCCGCAAACCCCGCTGGACCTGCAACAGCACGATTGCCTGCGCATCAAGCCCGAAGGCCCGCGCAACCGCCACTGGCGCCTGTTTCGCAGCGACGACGACACCCAACAGGTCGAACTCGACGTGCAACCCGTGCTGTGGTCCAACCACACCGACACCCTGATCCGCGCCGCGCTGGACGGCACGGGCATCACCTCCACCGCCGTGGAGCTGGCCGCGCCTCACCTGGCCAGCGGCGCGCTGGCGAGGGTGCTGGCGCCCTGGATCACGGGGCGCTTCACGCTCTACGCCGCCCTGCCCAGCCGCAAGTTCCTGCCACAACGCACCCTGGTGTTTCTGGACCACCTCACCGAGCACACGCGCGCGGGCGTGGCCTTGGCGCTGGCGGGGTGCGACGCCTGCTGACTTCCCTTTGTTTGGACTTCCGAAGACAGGTGTTCATAGACCTCGCGCAGGCCGATGGCGGCCCCCCCGTTCTCCGGCCCACGCTCGCCGTCGAACGGATGGGCCCTCCAGCGTGATCGCACCAACACCGTGTGGGCGTGCAGCCTCCGTGGCAACGGCGAATGGGGCCTGCGCCCGGGGGAACCACCATCAGCCTGAACGAAGCAAGGACATGCCTGCGGGCTCGCTCAAACATCACCTCAGGGCAGGTGGTTTGGGTGGGCGGGCGCAGTCCCCATTCGCGGTTGCCCACGCGGCGGAGCGCTGCAAAAGAGGTTGACGAAGCCACCTCAGCGCACACGGGAAGACGCCCGAGAGGTGAGACGGACAACGGGCACCCGGACCACCTGCCCCTGCCCGCCCGACCCGAGCGCCGAAGGTGGCGCGCCACGTGCTGTCACCCTCCTTTTTCAAGAACCCAACCGCGTGAGCTGAAACGCCCCAGCACAACCTGTTGCAAATATTCCAGCGGCGCTTAACCCCATCACCCCGCCCCGTTCGTTTCAGTCAGCTCCTCAACCTCGTTTCCAGGAGCTTTCATGAACACCACCCGCCGCACCCTGCGCCGCCTCGCCCTCCCCGCGCTGGCCGCCCTCGCCGTCCTGAACACACTGCCGGCCCACGCCGTCGGGCGCCTCGCCGACATCCAGATCATCGACCGCGACAGCGGCGAGACCCTGCCGGTCTACCAGCACCGGGGCGAGTTCTGGGTGGCCGGTCGGCCCGGCGCGCGCTACGCCGTGTCGGTGCGCAACGCACTGAGCGGCCGCGTGATGAGCGTGGTCTCGGTCGATGGCGTCAACGTGGTGTCTGGTGAGACCGCCGCGCTGGAGCAGACCGGCTACGTGCTCAGCCCCTGGCAGCGGTACGACATCACCGGCTGGCGCAAGAGCGACGCCGAGGTCGCCGCCTTCCACTTCACGAACCTCTCGGGCTCCTACGCGGCGCGCACCGGGCGACCTGCCCACGTGGGCGTGATCGGCGTGGCCGTGTTTCGCGAGAAGCTCACCCCGCCGCCCGCCAGCGTGCCCCTGCCTGAGGCCCCCTCCACCTGGCGCGAACGCCGCGAGCTCAACGAATCGGAGCGCTCAACGCTCGAACGCAGCGCGCCCGCGTCGGCCGCCGAATCGCCCGCATCGGGCATGGGCAACGCCAAGAGCCAGTCCCACAACGAAGCGGCCGATGCCGTGCGCCGCCCCGCCAACCCGGCCCCGCGCCTGGGCACAGGCCACGGCGAGCGCGAGGGTTCCTGGGTCGGTCACACCCGCTTCGAGCGCCGCAGCGCCCGCCCGGACGAGGTGATCCGCATCCGCTACGACAGCCGCATCAACCTGATCGCGATGGGCGTGCTGCCGCCGGACGTGGAACCCGTGGCCCAGCCCCACCCGTTCCCGGGGTCACGCCGCTTGCAGTACGCACCGGATCCGGATTGAACGCTCCCCCCGCGCGATACGAGTTGCCCCCCGCGCCGCCTGCGGCGTCACCCCCCAAGGGGGGGCGACACTGGCCGTCCGGCGAAGCCGGCCCGGCGGTGTCCTTGGACGGGGCCACCGCGTGCGTGTGGATTGTTTGCCCCCACCATAATCGGTCGCATGGAAGCGGACAGCGCCACCAGCGACGAACACCTCATGCACGCCTACGCAGCGGGCGACACCCGCGCCTTTGAAACCCTGTACGACCGCCATGCCTTGCCGGTGTGGCGCTTCGTGCAGCGCAGCGTGCAGAACAACGCCGTGGCCGACGACCTGGCGCAGGACGTGTGGTTCAGCGTGGCGCGGCAGGCGCCGCTGTACGAGGCCCGCGCCCGCTTCCGCACCTGGCTGTTCACGCTCGCCCACCACCGCATCGTGGACCACTGGCGCACCCACAAACACCACGCCAGCCTCGACGCCGAGAGCGACGACGGCACCGCGCTGGCCGACACGCTGGCGGCCGCATCGGGCTTTGGCCCGGAGCGCCGGTTGAGCTCGCGCGAACAGGCCCAGGCCCTGCTGGACGCGCTCGCCTCCCTGCCCGCGGTGCAACGCGAGGCCTTTCTGCTGCAGGCCGAAGCGGGCATGAGCGTGGCCGAGATCGCCCAGGCCACCGGTGTGAGCGGCGAAACCGCCAAGAGCCGGCTGCGCTACGCCCGCGCGCGTTTGCGCGAGACCCTGGAGGCGCTGGCATGAACCACGACCAGAAGCCCACAGACGACGACCTGCTGTTGCAACGCTACCGCGAGGCCAACGCGCTCGACGACGCGCGACCGGGCGCAGCACTGCGGGACCAGGTGCTGGCCCATGCGCGCAGCGTCGCGCAGGCGCGGGTCCCTGCGCCGCCGCTGGCGAAACCCAGCGCCGCCAACGACAGCGTGTGGACCTGGAAGGCCTTCGGTGGCCTGGCCGTGCTGGGCCTGGTGGGCCTGCTGGTCCTGCAGTTCGACCGGGGCACGCCCGAGGAGCGCGAGGCCGCGCTGGGCACGCCGGCCCCCCGCGCCGCCACCCCGCCTTCGCCCGCTGCATCGGCGCCAGCGCCCCTCACCGAGGCCGCGCCGGTCACCCGCGACGCTGCGGCGCCCAGCGCGCCGGTTCAGGCACCCCGGCCCGCCGCGGCACCACCCGCCGCCCCGCGCACTGCGCCAGCCAGGGCGCATCCCCCGACGACGGCGAGCCGCGAGAGCGAGACACAGACATCCGAACCAACGGCGGCGACACAGGCCCCTTCGCCCATGGAGGCGCCGGCGTCCCCCGCCGCGCCGGATAAGCCGGCGAGCGTGGCTGCGACAGCCACACCGCCGGCACCAGCCGCCACGGCCAAAGCGGCACCCACCCCCGCGCCGATGTCCGCATCACCCGTTCCGCCCGCGGCCTCCGCCGCAGCGGCCGATGCGGCACGCGCCGGAGCGGGCGCGGTGGCGAGGGAATCGGCGCGGGCCCGCAACGAGGTCGCCACCGAAGCGCGGCGCGCTCCAGCACCGCCGCCCCTGCATCAGGCGGTGGGCGACGGTGACGGGGACAGCGTGCGCCGCCTGCTGGCCCAGGGGGTGGACGTGAACGGCCGCGATGCCTCAGGGCGCAGCGCGTTGATGCTGGCGGCGCAACGCGGCGACGCGGCCCTCGTGAAGCTGCTGCTGGACGCGGGCGCCGACGCCCAGTTGCGCGACCCACAGGGCCGCAGCGCCGCCGACGCCGCCGAGCAGGCCGGTCACCCGGCGCTGCTGCCGCTGCTGCGCTGACCCACACCGATGGACCCGACCTCTGCGCGTTTTTCATGGCGCCGGAGCGCCACCCAGACGCATGAAACGGCGCCACCCAGGGCACCGCCGGGCCGGCTCTGCCGGACGGCCAGTGCCGCCCCTTGGGGGTAGCGCGAAGCGCTGCGGGGGTATTTCAATTCAGCGGCGTGAGCGCTTCACCGCGCGTGAGGAAGGCGATCAGGTTGTCGGCCGCGAGATCGGCCATGGCGCGGCGCGTCTTGAGCGTGGCGCTGGCGATGTGGGGCGTGAGCACCACGTTGGGCACGGTCAGCAGGTCCGGGTGGACCTTGGGCTCGCCCTCGAACACATCGAGTCCCGCCGCCGCGATGCGCTTCTCGCGCAGCGCCACGGCCAGCGCCGCGTCGTCCACGATGCCGCCGCGCGCGATGTTGACCAGCGTGGCCGTGGGCTTCATCTGCGCAATCTCGGCCGCACCGATGGCGTGGTGCGATTCGGCGCTGTAGGGCACGACCAGGATCAGGTGATCCGCCTGTGCCAGCAGCTGATCTTTGCTGACATACGAGGCCTGGCACTCGGCCTCGGTCGCCGCGTCGAGCCGCGACCGGTTGTGGTAGATCACCTTCATGCCGAAACCGTGCGCCCCGCGCCGCGCGATGGCCTGGCCGATGCGGCCCATGCCCAGGATGCCCAGTGTGCTGCCGTGCACCTCCGCGCCGGCAAACATGTCCAGCGCCCAGCGGTTCCACAGGCCTGCGCGGAGGAAGTGTTCGCTCTCGGTCACGCGCCGCGCGGTGGCCATCATCAGCGCGAAGCCGAAGTCGGCCGTGGTCTCGGTCAGCACGTCGGGCGTGTTGGTGGCCAGCACACCGGCCGCCGTCATCGCCGGCACATCGAAGTTGTTGTAGCCCACCGCGATGTTGGCCGCGATGCGCAGCCCAGGGCACGCCGCCAGCAGCGCCGCGTCGATGCGTTCGCTGCCCGTGGTCATCACCCCCGCCTTGCCCTGCAGGCGCTGCGCCAGCTCGGCGGGGCTGAGCACCGTGTCGGTGTGATTGTGGTCCACCTCAAAGTGCTGCCGCAAGCGCTCCACCACCTCGGGAAACACGGTGCGCGCGATGAGGATGGCTGGGCGAGAGGTCATGGAGGTATGCCTTGGAAGGATGCAAATGTCGGGACACCGGGCGAGCGCCGGGGTAGGAAAACCGCAGCCTCCGCAGCGCGTGCCTTCAACCCGGGATGCGGCGGGACTGGCTCCGCCAGGCCGCTCGCATCGCCCCCTTGGGGGGTGACGCCGCAGGCGGCGCGGGGGGAATCGTCAGACCGCCAGCAGGTCCACTTCGAACAGCAGCGTGGCGTTAGGCGGAATCACGCCGCCCGCGCCGCGCGCGCCGTAGCCCAACGCCGCGGGAATCACCAGGCGGCGCGTGCCGCCGATGGCCATGCCCTGCACGCCTTCGTCCCAGCCCTTGATCACGTGGCCCGCGCCCAGGGGGAATTCGAAGGGCTGGCCACGGTCCTTGCTGGAGTCGAACTTGGCGCCTTGCACGCCGTCGTTGTAGAGCCAGCCGGTGTAGTGCACCTGCACCGGACGGCCGGCCTGGGCGATCTCGCCGGTACCGACCACGGTGTCTTCGTATTGCAGGCCGCTGGGGGTGGTGATCATGGAATGTCCTTGTGAAGAAATGAAAACGGAGTGGCGATTATTCCAGCCCGCGCCCCGGTCAGAGGCTGAGCGTTTTTCGGGCGTGTCCGAGCAACGCCCCGAAGCGTGCCCGATCAAGGCGAAAAGCACAGCCATAGCTCGGTCTATGGCGCGCATCTGCAACGCAGAGCGGGTGCGTTTTGGGGTGGTGAGCGGGCATGAGCGAAAGACGCTCAGCCTCTCAGCCCTCGCGCCGCCACACACCACTTCGTACACCTGTTTACACAAGCTTTTCATGGCGAGGGGCAAAGGTTTACCCAGCCGGGGTTTACTGGCATCTCCCAACCACCACGGAGTCAGGAGACCCCACATGAACACCAAGACCGCCACCCTCACCCGCCGCATGGCCCTGGGCGCCCTCGTCGGCGCGAGCCTGCTGACCGCGCTGCCGGCCATGGCGATCGGCCGCCTCACCGATGTGCGCATCGTCAACCGCGACAGCGGCGAGGTGCTGCGGATGTACCGCCACAAAGGCGATGTCTGGGTGGCCGGCGAACCCGGCGCCCGCTACGCCGTGGAGTTGCAAAACGCCTCGCGCGGGCGCCTGCTCAACGTGGTGTCGGTCGACGGCGTCAACGTGATCAGCGGCGAGACCGCGTCCTTCAACCAGGCCGGCTACGTGCTGACCCCGGGCCAGCGCTACGACGTGAGCGGCTGGCGCAAGAGCAGCCGTGAGATCGCTGCCTTCGAATTCACCAGCCTGCCCCGCTCCTACGCCGCCCGCACCGGCCGCCCGGACGACGTGGGGGTGATCGGTGTGGCCGTGTTCCGCGAACGCGCGCCGTACCGCCCACCCGTGCCCGAGATCGGCCCCTACGGCCGCAGCGCGCCGGCGCCCGAGGCGCAGGGCAAGTCGTCCATGCAGGGCAAATCGCACCGCAGCGAACCCGGCCAGGAGCTGGGCACGGGTCACGGCGACCGGGAGCGGGATCGCGTGGGCGAGACCGAATTCGAGCGCCGCAACGACCGGCCCGACGAGATCGTGCGCATCCGCTACGACAGCCGCGAAAACCTGATGGCCATGGGCATCATCCCGACCTACCAGCGCCCCGGCCGGGACCGCGAGCCCAGCGCCTTCCCGGCCGCCCGTCCGCGCTACGTGCCCGACCCGTATTGATGCCCCCCGCGCCGCCTGCGGCGTCCCCCCCAAGGGGCGCCAGCAGCGGCCCGGCCAAGCCGGTTCCGCGCTGGCCCTGGATGGTGCAGCCGACACCACCACTTTGATCGGGTGATCTGAGCCTGCAGGTCACTCCAGCCAATGTGTGAAGCTGGCCACCGTCTCACGCGGCGTGTGAAACCCGTTCACCGGATCGGCCGGATCGGCATAGCCCAGCGCCATGCCACACACAAGCATCTCGTTCTCGGCCGCGCCGATGTGCGGCAGGATGATCTTGGCAAAGCCGTTCCACGCGGCCTGCGGGCAGGTGTGCAGGCCGTGGCCACGTGCAGCCACCATGATGTTCTGCAGGAACATGCCATAGTCCACCAGCGAGCCCCGGCCCATCACCTTGTCCAGGGTGAACATCAGGCCCACGGGCGCATCGAAGAATTTGAAGTTGCGCTGGTGCTGCGCGTGCATCTTGTCCTTGTCGCCCTTGGTGATGCCGAGCAGGCCGTAGAGGCTCCAGCCGTTTTCGCGGCGGCGGTCGATGTAGGGGCTGACCCACTTCTCCGGGTAGTAGTCGTACTCCTCGCGGTACTGCGCGGCGAGCGAGGGGTCGGCGCGCAGCGCGTCGTGCGCGGCGCAGCACTGCGCCACCAGCGTGTCGCGGCTCTGACCTTGCAGCACGTAGACCTTCCAGGGCTGGGTGTTGGTGCCGGAGGGCGCGCGGGCGGCCACCTCCAGGAGGTGCTCCAGCGTTGCGCGGGGCACCGGCTGCGGCAGGAAGGCCCGGGCCGACAGGCGGCTGGTGATGGCCGCGTCCACACTGGCGGCATCGATCGCGGCCATGGCGGCGGCAGGCGGGGGGTTGAGGCTCATGCAAGGTCTCCGTTGTGATTGACGTTTACGTCAACGTCAATTATGTCCAAGATCGGAAATGCGTGCTTCCGCGGTCAGACGGCGGTTTCGAGCGCCGCCTTGAGCGGCGCCGGCAGCGGCACCGGCCGGCGGGTGTCGCGGTCCACATAGACGTGAACGAAGTGGCCACAGGCCGCGGCGGTCTCGCTGCCCTCGGCGAACAGGCCCACCTCGTAGCGCACGCTGGATTGCCCCAGGTGCGCCACCCGCAAGCCCGCCTCCACCGTCTGCGGAAAAGCCAGCGGTGCAAAGTAGTTGCACTGGGTCTCGATCACCAGGCCAATGACCTTGCCGCCATGGATGTCCAGCGCGCCCTGCCCGATCAGCCAGGCGTTGACCGCCGTGTCGAACCAGCTGTAGTAGACGACGTTGTTGACATGGCCGTAGATGTCGTTGTCGCTCCAGCGGGTGCCGATGGGGCGGAAGACGCGGTAGTGGTCGCGGGCCTTGGCCTGCGGGCGGGCAGCGGGGGTGGCGGGGTGGCTCATGGCGCGGCATTCTGCCAGCGGGTGTCGGTCGAGGCTGTCGCCCGCGTCGCCACGGCGTTTCCGCTGCTGGCCGTGCGCCCGGCCAGCGAGGCCCAGCGCGCGTGGTAGCCGAGCGCGACGCGGTAGGTGTTCACCTGCGCCTGCACGGTGGCCTCCATGTCGGTGCCGTAGCCCCCGGCCATGGCAAAGGCCAGCGGCAGGCGGCGCTGCCAGGCCCAGTCCATGACCCGGCGGTCGCGTGCCTCCAGCCCGTCAAACGTGAGTTTCAGGCGCCCCAGCCGGTCGCCTTCATGGGGGTCGGCACCGGCGAGGTAGATCACCAGATCCGGTTCGAAGCGGCACGCCAGTTCGTCGAGCGCGCGCTCCAGCGCCTCCAGGTAGATCACATCGCCTGTGCCATCGGGCAGCTCCACGTCCAGGTCGCTGGGCTCCTTGCGGAAGGGGAAGTTCTTTTCGCCGTGCAGCGAGAGGGTGAAGACCGTGGGGTCGTTCGCAAAGATGCGCGCGGTGCCGTTGCCCTGGTGCACGTCCAGATCAACGATGGCCACGCGCAGCGGCCCGCGGGCGCGGTGGGTGCGCGCGTGTTCGGCCTGCATCAGGCGGGCGGCCACGGCGGCGTCGTTGAACACGCAGAAGCCACTGCCCTTGTCGGCGTAGGCGTGGTGCGTGCCGCCGGCGATGTTGGCGGCCAGGCCCTCGCCCGACAGCGCGGCCCGGCAGGCCTGGATGGTCGCGCCCACCGAGCGGCGCGCGCGCTCGGCCATGGCCGGGCTCCAGGGGAAACCGATCTCGCGCTGGGCCGCCGGGGACAGCGTGCCGTGCTGGACGGCACCGATGTAGGCCGGCGTGTGCACCAGGGCCAGCTCGCCGTCGCTGGCGGGCAGGGCCTGACCGAGCTGGACGGCTGGCCACTCGGCCGCCAGCCGCTCGCGCAGGCGACCGTACTTGGCCATGGGGAACCGGTGCCCGGCAGGCAGCGGCAAGATGAAGTGGTCGGCGTAAAAGACGTGCACGGGGGGGACTCTGGCGGTGTGGGCCATTGTGTCGTGCCCATAAATCCCGGCGGGGCCGCTGCGGTTTAGAAAAGCGACCCTAGAATGTTGCAGCGCAGCAAAAATCACTTGCAGCCGCGCGGGTTGTCCCTATAATTCGGGTCATGTTGCAGTGCAGCAAAGCGAACGAGAACAACAGCGTCGAGACAGCGCGGAGTTCCAGAGCAGCTCTCAACTAAGCCCTCTGTCCCTTTTATACCTATTGGAGTAATCACCATGCTGACCGCTGAACAAATCGTTGCCGCACAAAAAGCCAACATCGAAACCATTTTCGGCCTGACCCAGAAAGCCTTCGAAGGCGTGGAAAAGCTGGTCGAGCTGAACGTTCAAGCCACCAAGGCCGCCCTGAGCGAGTCCGCCAACAGCACGCAAGCCCTGCTGTCCGTCAAGGACGCCCAGGAACTGCTGACGCTGCAAGCCAGCCTGATGCAGCCCCTGGCCGAGAAGACCGTGGCCTACAGCCGTCACCTGTATGACATCGCTTCGGGCACCAGCGCTGAATTCGGCAAGGCCGCAGAAGCCCAGGCTGCTGACGCACAGAAGAAGTTCATGTCGGTCGTGGACAACGCCTCCAAGAACGCTCCCGCCGGTTCCGAAACCGCCGTGGCCGTGATGAAGAGCGCCGTGTCCGCCGCCAACAACGCCATGGAATCGGTGCAGAAGGCTGTCAAGCAAGCCACCGAAATGGCCGAAGCCAACTTCAACACCGTGACCACGCAAGCCGTGAGCGCCACCAAGGCCGCCGCCAAGAAGCGTTGAGTTGACGGGGCTTTGCCCCTTTCATGCGGGTTTTGATCTCCATCAAGGCCGGCATGATTCAAACATCGGAAGATCAGGCCTCGACCTCGAAAGGGCGGGCTTGGTTTCCAAGACCGGTTTTTCTGGTTGTCTCCTCGGGTCCTTTTCGAAATTCGGTTTCATCGGACCCCTTAAGCCCCAGCCGCAAGGCCGGGGCTTTTTTTATGCCTCAGCCTTTCAAGCCAGCGCTCAGTGGCTGGCCAGTGCACGGTGCCTGGACAACTCCAGCTTGAGGCGCGGCAAGGCCGCCTGCATCGCGGCCCGCCCGGCATCGATGCTGCGCTGGCGCGAGGTGAAGTCGGCGCTGCCCACCCCCGCCAGCGCCGGTCGCACCACCAC
This window harbors:
- a CDS encoding acyl-CoA thioesterase, with the protein product MSHPATPAARPQAKARDHYRVFRPIGTRWSDNDIYGHVNNVVYYSWFDTAVNAWLIGQGALDIHGGKVIGLVIETQCNYFAPLAFPQTVEAGLRVAHLGQSSVRYEVGLFAEGSETAAACGHFVHVYVDRDTRRPVPLPAPLKAALETAV
- a CDS encoding histone deacetylase family protein; amino-acid sequence: MHVFYADHFILPLPAGHRFPMAKYGRLRERLAAEWPAVQLGQALPASDGELALVHTPAYIGAVQHGTLSPAAQREIGFPWSPAMAERARRSVGATIQACRAALSGEGLAANIAGGTHHAYADKGSGFCVFNDAAVAARLMQAEHARTHRARGPLRVAIVDLDVHQGNGTARIFANDPTVFTLSLHGEKNFPFRKEPSDLDVELPDGTGDVIYLEALERALDELACRFEPDLVIYLAGADPHEGDRLGRLKLTFDGLEARDRRVMDWAWQRRLPLAFAMAGGYGTDMEATVQAQVNTYRVALGYHARWASLAGRTASSGNAVATRATASTDTRWQNAAP
- a CDS encoding 2-hydroxyacid dehydrogenase, producing the protein MTSRPAILIARTVFPEVVERLRQHFEVDHNHTDTVLSPAELAQRLQGKAGVMTTGSERIDAALLAACPGLRIAANIAVGYNNFDVPAMTAAGVLATNTPDVLTETTADFGFALMMATARRVTESEHFLRAGLWNRWALDMFAGAEVHGSTLGILGMGRIGQAIARRGAHGFGMKVIYHNRSRLDAATEAECQASYVSKDQLLAQADHLILVVPYSAESHHAIGAAEIAQMKPTATLVNIARGGIVDDAALAVALREKRIAAAGLDVFEGEPKVHPDLLTVPNVVLTPHIASATLKTRRAMADLAADNLIAFLTRGEALTPLN
- a CDS encoding ankyrin repeat domain-containing protein, which produces MNHDQKPTDDDLLLQRYREANALDDARPGAALRDQVLAHARSVAQARVPAPPLAKPSAANDSVWTWKAFGGLAVLGLVGLLVLQFDRGTPEEREAALGTPAPRAATPPSPAASAPAPLTEAAPVTRDAAAPSAPVQAPRPAAAPPAAPRTAPARAHPPTTASRESETQTSEPTAATQAPSPMEAPASPAAPDKPASVAATATPPAPAATAKAAPTPAPMSASPVPPAASAAAADAARAGAGAVARESARARNEVATEARRAPAPPPLHQAVGDGDGDSVRRLLAQGVDVNGRDASGRSALMLAAQRGDAALVKLLLDAGADAQLRDPQGRSAADAAEQAGHPALLPLLR
- a CDS encoding LysR family transcriptional regulator; this encodes MDRLTSMRVFLKVVDEGGFAAAARALDMSPAVVTRLVADLEEHLGARLLHRTTRRQSLTDAGEAYLERVRHILLDLDDADSLVSSHTHQLSGVLRVLAPPVLASHVLAPLVVSFHQRYPQIQLDIDVASHREPPVEDYDITLLGASDGFDGEVIARKINATEAILVASPAYLARRGTPQTPLDLQQHDCLRIKPEGPRNRHWRLFRSDDDTQQVELDVQPVLWSNHTDTLIRAALDGTGITSTAVELAAPHLASGALARVLAPWITGRFTLYAALPSRKFLPQRTLVFLDHLTEHTRAGVALALAGCDAC
- a CDS encoding nitroreductase, which encodes MSLNPPPAAAMAAIDAASVDAAITSRLSARAFLPQPVPRATLEHLLEVAARAPSGTNTQPWKVYVLQGQSRDTLVAQCCAAHDALRADPSLAAQYREEYDYYPEKWVSPYIDRRRENGWSLYGLLGITKGDKDKMHAQHQRNFKFFDAPVGLMFTLDKVMGRGSLVDYGMFLQNIMVAARGHGLHTCPQAAWNGFAKIILPHIGAAENEMLVCGMALGYADPADPVNGFHTPRETVASFTHWLE
- a CDS encoding sigma-70 family RNA polymerase sigma factor gives rise to the protein MEADSATSDEHLMHAYAAGDTRAFETLYDRHALPVWRFVQRSVQNNAVADDLAQDVWFSVARQAPLYEARARFRTWLFTLAHHRIVDHWRTHKHHASLDAESDDGTALADTLAAASGFGPERRLSSREQAQALLDALASLPAVQREAFLLQAEAGMSVAEIAQATGVSGETAKSRLRYARARLRETLEALA
- a CDS encoding FKBP-type peptidyl-prolyl cis-trans isomerase; translation: MITTPSGLQYEDTVVGTGEIAQAGRPVQVHYTGWLYNDGVQGAKFDSSKDRGQPFEFPLGAGHVIKGWDEGVQGMAIGGTRRLVIPAALGYGARGAGGVIPPNATLLFEVDLLAV
- a CDS encoding phasin family protein — encoded protein: MLTAEQIVAAQKANIETIFGLTQKAFEGVEKLVELNVQATKAALSESANSTQALLSVKDAQELLTLQASLMQPLAEKTVAYSRHLYDIASGTSAEFGKAAEAQAADAQKKFMSVVDNASKNAPAGSETAVAVMKSAVSAANNAMESVQKAVKQATEMAEANFNTVTTQAVSATKAAAKKR